One part of the Caproiciproducens sp. CPB-2 genome encodes these proteins:
- a CDS encoding sensor histidine kinase, producing the protein MIELRTGETADSPFKKQLEKQALQKIIFLVIVGCLLFCIPIFGLNYLNQNFNMEEHLNFLNRTFDEVYEDVTAYLEDEENEGLFLRCMTGVSDSREVQYSLSKHNVVSPVRVRMILMNREKQIVYTSFGQEAMNLHRTEFNKIVADNALKANLPIYTTVYYFSGDSSECVFAKPVYQHGVLAGFVMAYLNGNDWGSLFSGYQYDCIITNLNGDIIYCSKSAFLSERNTNKYKADPSQHFVTVQENRYRTGARVLTDKKAVLYSFVYSPGNSLYIIIGVMTIVLLGCIWLVMFRKLSQMMAEKTAQSVEALVGEIRVIRHGDNEHIIQIDTGDEVEEIAAQINKMVKSINELNTRNTDLIKLNSMIEMRNLQTQINPHFIYNTLDNIKYLILGDAEKASYLLEKFTHILRYSINNTKQDVLLSEDIGYIEDYLYIQKTRFGERFRCRMKIEPDCSQCMIPKLLLQPLIENSIKYGFQKQMELSVQIRAWCEDDYLFLRVEDDGPGVPVEMLERLQSMIVSEGIKTEHNGLQNLSRRIILEYGEECGLFINSEEGKNFTVTAKLLRRGRKDV; encoded by the coding sequence ATGATAGAATTGCGGACGGGAGAAACAGCGGACAGTCCTTTTAAAAAACAACTGGAAAAGCAGGCGCTGCAAAAGATCATTTTTTTGGTCATTGTCGGCTGCCTGCTGTTCTGTATCCCCATTTTCGGGCTGAATTATCTCAATCAGAATTTTAATATGGAGGAACATCTGAACTTTCTGAACCGCACGTTTGATGAGGTTTATGAAGATGTCACCGCTTATCTGGAGGATGAAGAAAACGAGGGGCTTTTTCTTCGCTGTATGACCGGCGTTTCCGACAGCCGGGAGGTGCAGTACTCCCTCAGCAAGCATAACGTGGTAAGCCCGGTGCGCGTTCGTATGATTCTGATGAACCGGGAAAAACAGATCGTCTATACCAGCTTTGGGCAGGAAGCGATGAACCTGCACAGAACGGAATTCAATAAAATTGTGGCGGATAATGCCTTGAAAGCCAACCTGCCCATTTACACGACCGTTTATTATTTTTCCGGAGACAGCTCGGAGTGCGTTTTTGCAAAACCCGTTTACCAGCATGGGGTGCTGGCCGGATTTGTCATGGCTTATCTGAACGGAAACGACTGGGGCAGCCTTTTTTCAGGATATCAGTATGACTGCATTATCACAAACCTGAACGGGGATATCATCTACTGCTCCAAAAGCGCGTTCCTTTCCGAGCGCAACACCAACAAATACAAGGCGGATCCCTCCCAGCACTTTGTAACGGTGCAGGAGAACCGGTACCGGACCGGCGCGCGGGTTCTGACGGATAAAAAAGCGGTGCTCTATTCGTTTGTGTATTCTCCCGGGAATTCGCTCTATATCATCATCGGCGTGATGACGATCGTTCTGCTGGGCTGCATCTGGCTGGTAATGTTCCGAAAGCTGTCCCAGATGATGGCGGAAAAAACCGCTCAGTCCGTAGAGGCGCTGGTGGGGGAGATCCGCGTCATCCGTCACGGGGACAACGAGCATATCATTCAGATTGACACCGGGGACGAAGTCGAGGAGATCGCGGCGCAGATCAATAAAATGGTGAAAAGCATCAACGAACTCAACACGCGCAACACCGATCTGATTAAATTGAACAGTATGATTGAGATGAGGAACCTGCAGACGCAGATTAATCCGCACTTCATTTACAATACGCTGGACAATATCAAGTACCTCATCCTTGGAGACGCGGAAAAAGCTTCGTATCTGCTGGAAAAATTTACTCACATTCTTCGCTACAGCATCAACAATACCAAACAGGACGTCCTTCTTTCGGAGGATATCGGTTACATAGAGGATTATCTGTATATCCAGAAAACAAGGTTCGGGGAGCGTTTCCGGTGCCGGATGAAAATAGAGCCGGACTGTAGCCAGTGCATGATTCCGAAGCTGCTTTTGCAGCCGCTGATTGAAAACAGCATCAAGTACGGTTTTCAGAAGCAGATGGAGCTTTCTGTTCAGATCAGGGCCTGGTGCGAGGACGATTATCTGTTTCTGCGTGTGGAGGACGACGGTCCGGGGGTTCCTGTGGAGATGCTGGAACGCCTGCAGAGCATGATTGTTTCCGAAGGAATCAAGACCGAGCACAACGGCCTGCAGAACCTTTCCCGCCGGATCATTCTGGAATATGGGGAGGAGTGCGGCCTGTTTATCAACAGTGAGGAAGGAAAAAACTTTACCGTTACGGCAAAGCTGCTGCGCAGGGGGAGAAAAGATGTTTAG
- a CDS encoding ABC transporter permease codes for MKDNSKFRLDIWGTLTLCTIAVYLLFLIYPMAHLMQQSVYDSQTGQFTMANFVKFFSKSYYFDTLLNSFKVSLAATALSIAIGTPLAYLFSVFKIRGKSVLNILIVVASMSAPFIGAYSWILLLGRSGVITAFFRKLGILLPDIYGFGGIVLVMSLQLFPLVFLYARGALKNIDNSLIEAANNLSCSGVKCFFKVVVPLIMPTLLAAGLLVFMRSFADFGTPMLIGEGYRTFPVVLYTEFINEVGGNDGFAAAIAIIAIVITTVVFLVQKYVSNRNSFALNALHPIEEREPRGGRKVLVYLFSYLVVAIAILPQVYVTYTSFKKTSGKIFIRGYSLGSYESAFSKLGRSIQNTIIIPMLSLIAIILLAVLIAYLVVRRKNTLTSTVDILSMIPYIVPGTVLGIALLTGFNQKPLMLSGTMLIMVIALIIRRLPYTIRSSVAILQQIPISIEEAAISLGASKMKVFFRVTVPMMAAGIVSGAILSWVTMISELSTAIILYTGRTKTLTVAVYTEVVRGNYGVAAALSSILTLLTVVSLLAFNKVNGGKDFSL; via the coding sequence ATGAAAGACAATAGCAAATTCCGCCTGGACATCTGGGGAACCCTTACGCTGTGCACCATCGCGGTCTATCTGCTGTTCCTGATCTATCCGATGGCCCATCTGATGCAGCAGTCCGTTTACGATTCACAGACCGGGCAGTTCACCATGGCAAACTTTGTGAAGTTCTTTTCAAAGAGCTATTACTTCGATACCCTGCTGAACAGCTTCAAGGTCTCGCTGGCGGCAACCGCCCTTTCCATTGCCATCGGTACTCCGCTTGCCTACCTCTTTTCTGTTTTTAAGATCAGGGGAAAGTCGGTGCTGAATATCCTCATTGTAGTCGCGTCCATGTCCGCTCCGTTCATCGGCGCGTACTCCTGGATTCTGCTTCTGGGCCGCAGCGGGGTCATCACGGCTTTCTTCCGGAAGCTGGGCATTCTCCTGCCGGACATCTACGGCTTCGGGGGAATCGTGCTGGTCATGTCCCTGCAGCTTTTCCCGCTGGTGTTCCTGTACGCGAGAGGCGCCTTGAAGAACATCGACAATTCTCTGATTGAAGCGGCGAACAACCTGAGCTGTTCCGGCGTCAAATGCTTCTTCAAGGTGGTAGTCCCTCTTATCATGCCGACTTTGCTCGCGGCCGGCCTGCTGGTCTTTATGCGGTCGTTCGCGGATTTCGGTACGCCGATGCTGATCGGCGAGGGGTACCGCACGTTCCCTGTCGTCCTGTATACGGAGTTTATCAATGAAGTGGGGGGGAACGACGGTTTTGCGGCGGCAATCGCGATTATCGCCATTGTCATCACCACCGTTGTCTTCCTTGTGCAGAAATATGTTTCCAACAGGAATTCCTTCGCCCTGAACGCCCTGCATCCCATTGAAGAGAGGGAGCCGAGGGGGGGCAGGAAAGTGCTCGTATATCTTTTTTCCTATCTGGTGGTGGCGATTGCCATCCTGCCGCAGGTATACGTCACTTATACGTCCTTTAAAAAGACCTCGGGCAAAATTTTTATCCGCGGCTATTCTCTGGGCAGCTACGAATCCGCGTTTTCCAAGCTGGGAAGAAGCATCCAGAATACCATTATCATCCCGATGCTTTCCCTGATCGCGATTATCCTGCTCGCCGTGCTGATTGCCTATCTGGTGGTGCGGCGCAAAAACACCCTTACCAGTACGGTCGATATCCTTTCCATGATTCCGTACATCGTGCCGGGAACCGTTCTCGGCATTGCCCTGCTGACGGGCTTTAACCAGAAGCCTCTGATGCTGAGCGGGACAATGCTGATTATGGTGATTGCCCTGATCATCCGAAGGCTGCCGTATACCATCCGTTCTTCGGTGGCCATCCTGCAGCAGATTCCCATCAGTATCGAAGAAGCGGCCATTTCACTGGGCGCTTCCAAGATGAAGGTCTTTTTCCGCGTGACCGTTCCGATGATGGCCGCCGGCATTGTTTCCGGCGCGATCTTAAGCTGGGTAACGATGATCAGCGAGCTGTCCACCGCGATCATTCTGTATACGGGCAGGACAAAAACGCTGACCGTCGCCGTCTATACGGAGGTTGTCCGCGGCAATTACGGAGTGGCGGCGGCGCTCTCTTCGATTCTGACCCTGCTCACGGTGGTTTCCCTGCTGGCGTTTAACAAAGTGAACGGCGGAAAGGATTTCAGCCTGTAA
- a CDS encoding ABC transporter ATP-binding protein, whose translation MSKILIQNAVKKYGNNTVIPDLNIEIRNGELFTLLGPSGCGKTTLLRMIAGFNSIEGGDIYFNDTRINDIDPSRRNIGMVFQNYAIFPHMTVRDNVAFGLKNRKMEKEKTQELTEKYLQLMQIAQYAARMPNQLSGGQQQRIALARALVISPDVLLMDEPLSNLDAKLRLEMRSVIRHTQKNVGITTVYVTHDQEEAMAISDTIAVMKDGVIQHVGAPKEIYQRPKNVFVATFIGRTNILPARAERGTLIFPNGYRVPLECLNMLEDQEVQCSVRPEEFVISKQGGEGIHGVVKEYTYLGLNTHYAVETESGLTVEIVEESSLEDELKPGQNVLLQVKKHKINVFDKEGGRNLVRSEAYERQ comes from the coding sequence ATGAGTAAGATCCTGATCCAAAACGCCGTAAAGAAATACGGGAACAATACGGTTATCCCGGATTTGAATATTGAAATAAGAAACGGGGAGCTTTTTACGCTGCTGGGTCCCTCCGGGTGCGGAAAAACAACCCTGCTGCGCATGATTGCCGGCTTCAATTCCATCGAGGGCGGTGATATCTACTTCAACGATACGCGTATCAACGACATTGATCCAAGCAGGCGGAATATCGGCATGGTTTTTCAGAATTATGCCATTTTTCCCCATATGACGGTGCGCGATAACGTCGCCTTCGGGCTGAAAAACCGCAAAATGGAAAAAGAAAAAACACAGGAGCTGACGGAAAAATACCTGCAGCTGATGCAGATTGCGCAGTATGCCGCACGAATGCCGAACCAGCTTTCCGGCGGGCAGCAGCAGCGTATCGCGCTGGCGCGCGCCCTTGTGATTTCGCCGGACGTTCTGCTGATGGATGAGCCGCTTTCCAATCTGGACGCAAAGCTGCGTCTGGAAATGAGGAGCGTCATCCGCCACACGCAGAAAAACGTCGGAATTACCACCGTATATGTCACACACGATCAGGAAGAGGCCATGGCCATCAGTGATACCATTGCGGTTATGAAGGACGGTGTGATCCAGCATGTCGGCGCGCCGAAGGAAATTTACCAGAGACCTAAAAACGTGTTTGTCGCAACCTTTATCGGCCGGACCAATATCCTGCCGGCCAGGGCGGAGCGGGGCACCCTGATTTTCCCCAACGGCTACCGGGTGCCACTGGAATGCCTGAATATGCTGGAGGACCAGGAAGTGCAGTGCTCCGTGCGCCCGGAGGAATTTGTCATCAGCAAGCAGGGCGGCGAGGGGATTCACGGCGTCGTAAAGGAGTATACATATCTTGGCCTGAATACGCATTACGCCGTGGAGACCGAGAGCGGCCTCACGGTGGAAATCGTTGAGGAGTCTTCCCTGGAAGATGAGCTGAAGCCCGGACAGAACGTGCTGCTTCAGGTGAAAAAACACAAAATCAATGTGTTTGACAAAGAGGGCGGCCGCAACCTTGTGAGGAGCGAAGCTTATGAAAGACAATAG
- a CDS encoding accessory gene regulator ArgB-like protein yields the protein MLTNFSNWIVKALSESGLISEKDKDLYSFGVQTALLKMIHFSTMLFVGLFLGMLLETFVFIVSYSFLRVYAGGYHAKTKLGCYGMSWLMILFVLLLTKFCPGYMAFITSIAVLIPASLIIVILAPVENINKPLDDAEVHHYRRKTRIILSVEFIVTIIFLLISSIQFSFIVSLSIFWVSVMLILGKARMMMADNVSV from the coding sequence ATGCTGACCAATTTTTCCAACTGGATCGTGAAAGCCCTGAGTGAGAGCGGCTTGATCTCGGAAAAAGATAAGGATCTCTATTCTTTTGGAGTGCAGACCGCTCTCCTCAAAATGATTCATTTTTCCACTATGCTTTTCGTCGGTTTGTTCCTCGGTATGCTGTTAGAGACTTTTGTATTTATCGTATCGTATTCCTTCCTTCGGGTTTATGCGGGCGGTTACCACGCCAAAACCAAACTGGGCTGCTATGGGATGTCGTGGCTGATGATCCTTTTTGTGCTGTTGCTGACGAAATTCTGCCCGGGCTATATGGCATTTATCACGTCGATTGCAGTTCTCATTCCAGCTTCCCTGATTATTGTGATTTTAGCGCCCGTAGAAAATATCAATAAACCACTTGATGATGCTGAAGTACACCACTACAGAAGGAAAACCAGAATTATTCTCTCCGTAGAATTCATCGTAACAATTATCTTCTTACTTATAAGCAGTATTCAATTTTCTTTTATCGTCAGCCTGAGTATATTTTGGGTCTCTGTTATGCTGATTCTCGGAAAGGCCCGGATGATGATGGCTGATAATGTATCAGTGTGA
- a CDS encoding cyclic lactone autoinducer peptide: MKNGQKNVKMKALDLVSKIAMQEARQSANTSCVLLAYQDKLPEAVKSLRKF; encoded by the coding sequence ATGAAAAACGGTCAGAAAAATGTAAAAATGAAGGCACTGGATTTGGTTTCTAAAATCGCGATGCAGGAAGCTCGCCAGTCCGCCAATACGTCTTGCGTACTACTTGCTTATCAGGACAAGCTCCCTGAAGCGGTAAAGAGCCTCAGAAAATTCTGA
- a CDS encoding ABC transporter permease, with translation MEAAKNYLFSDMSVMLGRSMRHISRSMDTIITVCLTPIAMMLLFVYVLGGAIQAGTDNYVNYLLPGILLMAIASGISYTAFRLFTDMQSGIFERFHSMPIARSAALWGHVLTSLVSNAISVVVIILVALIMGFRSSAGVLSWLSVAGILVLVILALTWIAVIPGLTAKSVDGASAFSYPLIFLPFISSAFVPTESMPGPVRAFAENQPVTSIVDAIRALLFNQPVSNEIWAALAWCVGILIVAYLFAMRVYKRKAA, from the coding sequence ATGGAAGCGGCAAAGAACTACTTGTTCAGCGATATGAGCGTGATGCTTGGACGTTCCATGCGCCATATTTCCCGCAGCATGGACACCATCATCACGGTCTGCCTTACTCCGATAGCGATGATGCTGCTGTTCGTCTACGTGCTCGGCGGCGCGATTCAAGCCGGCACAGACAATTATGTAAATTATCTGCTGCCCGGCATCCTGCTGATGGCGATCGCGAGCGGCATCTCCTACACGGCTTTCCGCCTGTTTACGGATATGCAAAGCGGCATCTTCGAGCGGTTCCACTCCATGCCAATCGCGCGTTCCGCCGCCCTGTGGGGGCATGTGCTGACCTCGCTGGTATCTAACGCAATTTCGGTCGTCGTCATCATCCTTGTAGCGCTGATAATGGGCTTTCGTTCATCGGCAGGAGTATTGTCTTGGCTTTCCGTAGCCGGTATCCTCGTGCTTGTGATACTGGCCCTGACGTGGATCGCGGTGATTCCCGGGCTGACCGCAAAATCGGTGGACGGCGCAAGTGCCTTCTCCTATCCCTTGATTTTCCTTCCGTTTATCAGCTCGGCGTTTGTGCCGACCGAATCAATGCCGGGACCCGTCCGCGCCTTTGCCGAAAACCAGCCGGTAACTTCGATCGTGGATGCCATCCGCGCGTTATTATTTAATCAGCCTGTCAGCAATGAAATTTGGGCCGCGCTCGCGTGGTGCGTAGGTATCCTCATTGTTGCGTATCTGTTCGCAATGAGGGTCTACAAACGGAAAGCGGCATAA
- a CDS encoding response regulator transcription factor: MFSVILVEDEDIIRKGIRYAVPWEEHGCTVVGEARNGVEGKELIRTLNPDIVITDINMPVMDGLQMIAETKCQNDYVAILLTGYSDFEYAKEAIRNGVSDYILKPLNQEEMMEALDRAALECENIRILHKQNKGVAELKDISLFGNMKLEHPEDPVVVQILDYIAQNYTQKITLAELSEKLFYSDRYINQRFQKALGTTVIEYLNRYRIQKALSLLQENRLPISEIGGACGIGDYKYFSHVFKKYVGCSPKEYKLKIR, encoded by the coding sequence ATGTTTAGCGTAATACTGGTGGAGGACGAGGATATTATCCGAAAGGGCATCCGTTACGCGGTGCCGTGGGAAGAGCACGGCTGTACCGTGGTGGGGGAAGCCCGCAACGGTGTGGAAGGAAAGGAATTGATCCGGACGCTCAACCCGGATATCGTGATTACCGATATCAATATGCCGGTCATGGACGGGCTGCAGATGATTGCTGAAACGAAATGCCAGAACGATTATGTGGCAATTCTTTTAACCGGCTATTCCGACTTTGAATATGCCAAGGAGGCGATCCGGAACGGAGTTTCCGATTATATCCTGAAACCGCTGAATCAGGAAGAAATGATGGAAGCGCTTGACCGCGCCGCCCTGGAATGTGAGAACATCCGTATTTTACACAAACAAAATAAAGGTGTGGCGGAGCTGAAGGATATTTCCCTGTTCGGCAATATGAAGCTGGAGCATCCGGAGGACCCCGTGGTCGTGCAGATTCTGGATTACATCGCGCAGAATTATACTCAAAAAATCACACTTGCGGAATTGTCGGAGAAGCTGTTCTATTCCGACCGGTACATCAACCAGAGGTTTCAGAAAGCGCTGGGGACCACGGTGATCGAGTACCTGAACCGGTACCGCATCCAGAAAGCACTTTCTCTCCTGCAGGAGAACCGGCTTCCGATTTCCGAGATCGGGGGAGCGTGCGGCATAGGGGATTACAAATATTTCAGCCATGTTTTTAAAAAGTATGTGGGGTGCTCGCCCAAGGAATACAAGCTGAAAATTCGCTGA
- a CDS encoding ABC transporter substrate-binding protein, translated as MKKFMALILSVVLAVSAAGCSSAPAASQANGAGSAASEAASSEKQGGGKLVIYSPNSEGLMNATIPLFEEKYGVDVEVIQAGTGELIKRIQSEKEDPYADVMFGGSWSLAYDNKDLWEPYVSKNDAGVLDAYKNTSGFITGNVLDGSCLIVNTDLIGDIKIEGYADLLNPKLKGKIATADPANSSSAFAQLTNILLAMGGYEDENAWKYVKDLFTNIGGKICESSSAVYKSVADGENVVGLSYEDPCAQLVRDGAPVKVIYPKEGAVYLPASATIIKGAKNMDNAKLFIDFIISEEVQNIWGSTLTNRPVLKDAKTSDFMTPMSEIHVIEEDIPYVSSHKQDIVNKYTDIYTSLQSK; from the coding sequence ATGAAAAAGTTTATGGCACTGATTCTTTCCGTTGTGCTTGCCGTTTCCGCGGCAGGCTGTTCTTCCGCACCGGCCGCTTCCCAGGCGAACGGAGCCGGCAGCGCCGCTTCCGAAGCCGCGTCTTCGGAAAAACAGGGCGGCGGCAAGCTGGTCATCTATTCCCCGAACTCCGAGGGCCTGATGAACGCCACCATCCCGCTGTTTGAAGAAAAGTACGGCGTGGATGTCGAAGTCATCCAGGCGGGTACCGGCGAGCTGATCAAACGGATCCAGTCCGAAAAGGAAGACCCGTACGCGGACGTTATGTTCGGCGGTTCCTGGTCTTTGGCGTATGACAATAAGGATTTGTGGGAGCCGTATGTTTCCAAGAATGACGCCGGTGTGCTGGATGCCTACAAAAACACCAGCGGGTTCATTACCGGGAACGTTCTGGACGGCAGCTGCCTGATCGTCAACACCGACCTGATCGGCGATATCAAGATCGAAGGGTATGCCGACCTGCTGAACCCGAAGCTCAAAGGCAAGATCGCCACGGCCGACCCGGCCAATTCCTCTTCCGCTTTTGCGCAGCTTACCAACATCCTGCTGGCGATGGGCGGCTATGAAGACGAAAACGCATGGAAATATGTAAAAGATCTGTTCACGAATATCGGCGGTAAAATCTGTGAAAGCTCCTCCGCGGTTTACAAGAGCGTCGCGGACGGCGAAAATGTGGTTGGACTTTCCTACGAAGACCCCTGTGCGCAGCTTGTGCGCGACGGTGCTCCCGTCAAGGTGATCTATCCCAAGGAAGGCGCGGTTTACCTCCCTGCGTCCGCTACCATCATCAAGGGCGCCAAGAACATGGATAATGCGAAGCTCTTCATCGATTTCATTATCAGTGAGGAAGTGCAGAATATCTGGGGCAGCACGCTGACCAACCGCCCGGTGCTGAAGGACGCGAAAACCAGCGACTTTATGACCCCGATGTCCGAAATCCACGTCATTGAGGAAGATATCCCCTATGTCAGCTCTCATAAACAGGACATTGTAAACAAATACACGGATATCTACACCAGCCTTCAGAGTAAATAA
- a CDS encoding ABC transporter ATP-binding protein: MTETAIQVKGLQKSYKKLHVLKGVDFEVEKGSIFALLGSNGAGKTTIVKILTTLLKSDGGTTVVNGFDVTKEPGKVRQSISLTGQFAAVDEILTGRENLIMIARLRHLVNSRQVADDLLNRFGLTDAADRRVSTYSGGMRRRLDIAMSLIGNPRLIFLDEPTTGLDPEARIEVWKTVKELADNGTTVFLTTQHLEEAEQLADRIAILHKGKIIVSGTLEELKKLFPPAKVEYIEKQPTLEEIFFAIIGKKEEK, from the coding sequence ATGACAGAAACCGCTATTCAGGTAAAAGGGCTGCAAAAGTCCTACAAAAAACTTCATGTTCTGAAGGGCGTGGATTTCGAGGTGGAAAAAGGCAGTATTTTTGCCCTGCTCGGTTCCAACGGCGCGGGCAAAACGACGATTGTCAAAATCCTCACCACACTGCTCAAATCCGACGGTGGGACCACCGTAGTGAACGGCTTTGATGTAACGAAGGAACCCGGCAAGGTCCGGCAGTCGATCAGCCTGACCGGGCAGTTTGCTGCCGTGGACGAGATTTTGACCGGGCGGGAAAACCTCATCATGATCGCGAGGCTGCGGCATCTTGTTAATTCGCGCCAGGTCGCGGACGATCTGCTGAACCGCTTCGGCCTGACAGATGCCGCCGACCGCAGGGTTTCCACCTATTCGGGCGGGATGCGCCGCAGACTTGACATCGCCATGAGCCTGATCGGAAACCCGCGGCTCATTTTCCTCGACGAGCCGACCACCGGGCTTGACCCCGAGGCGCGCATCGAAGTCTGGAAGACGGTCAAAGAGCTCGCCGACAATGGCACGACGGTGTTCCTGACCACGCAGCATCTGGAAGAGGCCGAGCAGCTTGCCGACCGGATCGCCATCCTCCATAAAGGAAAAATAATCGTGAGCGGCACGCTCGAGGAGTTGAAAAAGCTGTTCCCGCCCGCGAAGGTGGAGTATATAGAAAAACAGCCGACGTTGGAGGAAATCTTCTTCGCAATCATCGGCAAGAAGGAGGAAAAATAA
- a CDS encoding PadR family transcriptional regulator, with product MLKGVLEGCVLEIISRKETYGYEITRRLNALGFTDVVEGTVYTILLRLEKSKLVEITKKPSDLGPPRKFFALNDAGREELRRFWEKWEFVASKINQLKEEQSDV from the coding sequence ATGCTCAAAGGCGTGCTTGAGGGCTGCGTCCTTGAAATCATAAGCCGTAAAGAAACCTACGGCTACGAAATCACGCGGCGGCTGAACGCCCTTGGCTTCACGGATGTTGTGGAGGGAACGGTGTACACCATCCTGCTCCGGCTTGAAAAAAGCAAGTTGGTAGAGATCACCAAAAAGCCCTCCGACCTGGGGCCGCCGCGAAAGTTTTTCGCGCTCAACGACGCGGGGCGCGAGGAACTGCGGAGGTTCTGGGAAAAATGGGAATTTGTCGCGTCGAAAATCAACCAATTAAAGGAGGAGCAATCAGATGTCTGA
- a CDS encoding lactate utilization protein, whose product MEYSMIRQNFEKHGFSTQLFSSKEEASDYLVNTLQRQTIGFGGSATLKEMGLFEALQQNNAVVWHNKVPSRDVRRLANCANIYITSANAVTESGEIVNIDATGNRVSMTAFGPETCYYIVGKNKITANLSDAIYRCKNVAAPKNAKRMNAKTPCAKNADKCYDCNSPERICRITTIIDRAPMGMKCEIIFIDQELGF is encoded by the coding sequence ATGGAGTATTCCATGATCAGGCAGAATTTTGAAAAGCATGGTTTTTCAACTCAGCTTTTTTCATCGAAAGAAGAAGCGAGCGATTATCTGGTGAACACCCTCCAGCGTCAAACGATTGGATTCGGTGGAAGCGCGACTCTGAAGGAAATGGGACTGTTTGAGGCTTTACAACAAAACAATGCCGTGGTATGGCACAATAAGGTGCCTTCCCGGGACGTCCGGCGCTTGGCCAACTGCGCAAATATCTACATAACCAGTGCAAACGCCGTGACTGAGTCCGGAGAGATCGTCAATATCGACGCGACGGGAAATCGTGTTTCCATGACGGCTTTCGGTCCCGAAACATGCTACTATATTGTGGGGAAAAATAAAATCACAGCAAATCTGAGTGACGCAATCTACCGCTGCAAGAACGTGGCCGCCCCGAAAAACGCCAAACGGATGAACGCAAAAACCCCCTGCGCCAAAAATGCGGACAAATGCTATGATTGCAACAGCCCTGAGCGGATTTGCCGTATAACGACCATTATAGACCGTGCCCCGATGGGCATGAAGTGTGAAATCATCTTTATAGACCAGGAATTAGGGTTTTAG
- a CDS encoding DUF1048 domain-containing protein, with translation MSEFFDNYFNIKKIIGSKREYKQQMARVEALPKDYQYVFKKIQSHMWMFAAGSGYDMMKIHYDLIELFEAGAAEGKPVLEITGEDVAAFCDELLRSARTYTEDWREALNRDILKKLGKGKASK, from the coding sequence ATGTCTGAATTTTTCGATAATTATTTTAATATCAAAAAAATAATCGGGAGCAAACGCGAATACAAGCAGCAGATGGCAAGGGTGGAGGCTCTGCCGAAAGACTATCAATACGTATTTAAAAAAATCCAAAGTCACATGTGGATGTTCGCGGCGGGATCCGGCTATGACATGATGAAGATCCATTATGACCTGATAGAACTGTTCGAGGCCGGCGCGGCGGAAGGCAAGCCTGTTTTGGAGATTACCGGAGAGGATGTGGCCGCATTCTGCGACGAGCTTTTGCGCAGCGCCAGGACATACACGGAAGACTGGCGTGAGGCGCTCAACCGCGACATACTGAAAAAACTTGGAAAGGGTAAGGCTTCAAAATGA
- a CDS encoding GNAT family N-acetyltransferase: MGITVREFTREDIPAMIIIWNEIVEDGIAFPQTELLEEKNGMEFFESQSFTGVAIEQETGNLVGLYILHPNNVGRCGHICNASYAVKGDERGKRIGEILVLHCITKAKETGFKILQFNAVVSTNTAALHLYKKLGFVQLGVIPGGFLMKDGSYQDIIPHYYVLQ; this comes from the coding sequence ATGGGTATTACCGTTAGAGAATTTACACGTGAAGATATTCCGGCTATGATTATAATTTGGAATGAGATCGTTGAGGACGGAATTGCTTTTCCTCAGACGGAGCTTTTGGAGGAAAAGAACGGCATGGAATTTTTTGAAAGCCAGTCTTTTACCGGGGTGGCAATTGAGCAGGAAACAGGTAACCTGGTCGGGCTGTATATCCTGCATCCAAACAATGTAGGCAGATGCGGGCATATTTGTAACGCGAGCTATGCTGTAAAGGGCGATGAACGAGGAAAGAGAATCGGTGAGATTCTGGTTTTGCACTGTATTACTAAGGCGAAGGAAACTGGCTTTAAAATACTGCAGTTTAACGCTGTCGTAAGCACAAATACTGCAGCTCTCCATTTGTATAAAAAGCTGGGATTTGTCCAGCTTGGTGTCATTCCCGGGGGATTTCTCATGAAAGACGGAAGCTATCAGGACATCATCCCGCATTATTATGTATTGCAATAA